The Ovis aries strain OAR_USU_Benz2616 breed Rambouillet chromosome 2, ARS-UI_Ramb_v3.0, whole genome shotgun sequence nucleotide sequence CACCTTGCACTTGAGAGGAAATCTCCAGACACCTTCTCCTGGCCCTCCACCGAGCGCTGCCCCCACCGTGCCCCTCTTCTGGCAGGCCGCTCCCCGCTGTCTCCTGAGTTATCTCTGCCAAGCTTCGCTGCCATGTGTTTCTGTTGTGAGGAGGCCGAGAGCCTCGCAGGGGGCACTTGGGAGAGAAAGACGCTCACTGTTCAGGAATGTTCCTCTGGCCTCCTTGCCCCTCaccgggggaggggggtggggtccAAGTCACTGAGTGTCTCGCGGCTGTGAATGAGCAGGCTCAGCCCAGACAGAACTGGGCGCCGGTGGTGAGTTCGGACCTGGAAGCAGGTGATGGTGACCGGAGAGGTTTCGGTTTCTTTTCTCAGGGGAGGCGGGCTCCTCCTCGGTGAGGTTGCAGGGTGCTCcttgtggggatggggaggggttgGGGCCCAGGCTCACAGCTCCGACCTGGCGCTCAGCGAGCTCTCGTTGGTCCTCCCGTCGGCGCTGGGCGGCGGCCCTGGGAGCCGCTTGCCACACAGCAGGCTGCGCAGGGCATCGCGGAACTTCTCGGCCACGAAGAAGTACATGATGGGGTCCAGCGCACCGTTGAGGCTGGTGAGGCAGGAGGTGATGCGGTTGCCGAGCGCCAGCGCGCGCTGCGCGGCGCACGAGGTGCGGTGGCCGCGGTAGCGCAGCACGTAGACGGAGCGGTGGACGTGGTAGGGCACGAAGCAGACCAGGAAGATGGCCAGCACCGCCGCGATCATGCGCACCGCCTTGTTTTTGAGGCGCCGCTCCACGCGCGGGCCCTGCCGCAGGCTGCGGATGACCAGCAGGTAGCAGGTGACGGTGGTGACGAACGGGAAGGTGAAGGCCACGGCCAGGGACGCCAGGGCGTGCTGGGAGGCCTTTTCCCTGTACAGCTGCAGGCAGACCACCGTGTGGTTGGTCCGCACGGTCTGCGGGCTCACCAGCAGCGGGGCCATTGCCACGGCCACCACCACCCAGAGGAAGGCGCAGGCCAGGTGGGCGTGGAGCGGCCTGCGGAGCTTGAGGGACTTGACGGGGTGCACGATGGCCAGGAAGCGGTCAGCGCTGATGCAAGTGAGGAAGTAGATGCTGGCATACATGTTGAGGTAGAAGAGGAAGCCCGTGAGCCGGCATGGGATCTCCCCAAACGGCCAGTGATTCCCTGAGAAGTGGTAGACCAGGCGGGTGGGGAGGACCAGCACGCAGGACAGGTCGGCCACGGCCAGGTGCATCAGGAACA carries:
- the GPR17 gene encoding uracil nucleotide/cysteinyl leukotriene receptor, which produces MNGLEVASPGLLPNSSLAPVEQCGQETPLENVLFASFYLLDFILAFVGNALALWLFIRDHKSSTPANVFLMHLAVADLSCVLVLPTRLVYHFSGNHWPFGEIPCRLTGFLFYLNMYASIYFLTCISADRFLAIVHPVKSLKLRRPLHAHLACAFLWVVVAVAMAPLLVSPQTVRTNHTVVCLQLYREKASQHALASLAVAFTFPFVTTVTCYLLVIRSLRQGPRVERRLKNKAVRMIAAVLAIFLVCFVPYHVHRSVYVLRYRGHRTSCAAQRALALGNRITSCLTSLNGALDPIMYFFVAEKFRDALRSLLCGKRLPGPPPSADGRTNESSLSARSEL